In the genome of Chryseobacterium sp. 52, the window CGTTAACAATAATATTTTCTTTTCTCTGACCTATGTAGTCAAGCTCGCTCAATTTAGAGAAAATAATTTCCAGGCTGCGAAGCATCTGCTGAATATACAATAATGGTTCTCCGCAATTGTGATGATCATAATTGGTCTCTGCCACAATGGAGAGTTGGTTCAATAAAGTATGTGGTGCAATTTCACTCCACTCTAAACTGTAGTTTAGCATTTCTTCCAGTTCTGCAGGTACCAGAAGCTGAGTAGAATTGTAAAGATGAAGAGCCAGTTTTGCAAAAGCTTCAATCAAAAATACAGGAGGTTGCCATGGAATAATATTTCTGAACTGAAAATACATATCTCCAAAGGTATTCACCATTGTCGTACACACAAATTTAACGTTTTGTGCCAGTGCTGTATTCTGGTTTTTATGAGATGCTTTCTGAATAATTTTGAAGGCATACTGCTGCAGATTCCCAATAGATTTTGCATAACTTCCATAGTAGTCCAGCAAAGCAGGATGACTCTGAATAGAAGTACAAGGCGGGATAAAATTAGAATCTACCTGTGCAATATTTGCTCTTAAATCTACTTTTCCAATGATCAGATAATTTCCTCCGGAATAGCTGCTGTTGAGTGACGTAACAGGAAGCAGTTCGATATGGTGATTCGGCTGTGCACTTGGATGGCGCGGCGGAATTTCCTCAGGATCGATATCTCCAAAAGGTACTTTATCAAAAGGGTTAACAGAGATCAGGATATAATAGTCTCCGTCTGCCTGTTCTTCGGTCATGGATTTTGCCAGAGATTTCACACTTACTCTTCTGTCGCTCAAATCGATACGGTAACCGGCCATTGTAATGGCGCTGCATCTTTTGATAACAAGCTGTACATCATTCGTAGCGGTATTATGAACATCAAATATTGTTTTGTCCGTAAATTCGTTAGAAATAGGCAGAAGTCCATAATTATATGTGTTGATCCCCAGTGAACTGGAATCTCTGATCGTGTCAATTAAAAAATTATCCTGATCATTAAGGTGTCTCTGGGAAACTTTCATCCCATCTACCCAATTGATCGCAAAATGTTTAATAGGCTGTATCATATTTAATACTTTTTAAATTTTCTGTGATTATAATTTTTTCAATACTCCTTCTTCCTCATGCTGGATAACTCTTTTGCAGATAACCACTTCATTTTCTGAAATGCTGTTTGTGGAGATATCCTGGTCGAAATCAATATATTTTCTAAAACTGAAAAACGATTTTTTGGTGTAAAAAATCCAATAATAAGGTTCTTTTTCTATATCTGACAGGTGAATGATAGAGTTTGGATTCTTATGGTTGTAATCATCTACTACCCTATAAAACCAGTCTCCAAAAGTGACTCCAGTCGGCAGTGTTTTAGCTTTGATTCTGAATCTGTTTGAATCTTCAAGATTCTTACTCAATTCAACATTCAGCACCATTAATCTGTCAAAGTCTACACCATCAAAATCAGGCAGCCTCTGTTCAGGAGAATATCTCCATGTTTTATAAATATCAAAAGGAATGCTTATAAACTGAACATAACAGTAATAAAATACCATCGGAACAACGAAGATTACCATACTTGTGGCAGCCATTACAGCAAATCCTGTCCCTTTACTCATCAGGTTAAAAATCAATGTAAATAAAAATCCCCCAAAAGCAATACATGTTAATGAAAGTATTGATTCAAACAAAATACTCATTCCTAAAGAATCAATATGCTTTCTAAAATATTTATGCAGTAAATTAACATGAATAATACCGAAAATAAGATAAAAAATCTGTGCGATAAGATACCAGTACGGATTAAAAAGATTTCTGGCAAAACCAAAAATTCCAGGCAGGGCCAGACATAAACTGCACAGAAGGAAGTATATAATAATGACTTTAATTTTGATCGCAGGTTTATTTCTTCTGATGATCCCCAGAATAAACATCATAATTACCGCGATTAAAGGCATTAAAATATACCTTAAAAAAATACCTTTTACTGAAGAAATTTCCATTAGTTTCTTTTCAAATTTATACTTTGTTGATAGTTGTAAATATAATCAATTATTTTAGAGGAATGTAGAGTAT includes:
- a CDS encoding TssN family type VI secretion system protein, translating into MEISSVKGIFLRYILMPLIAVIMMFILGIIRRNKPAIKIKVIIIYFLLCSLCLALPGIFGFARNLFNPYWYLIAQIFYLIFGIIHVNLLHKYFRKHIDSLGMSILFESILSLTCIAFGGFLFTLIFNLMSKGTGFAVMAATSMVIFVVPMVFYYCYVQFISIPFDIYKTWRYSPEQRLPDFDGVDFDRLMVLNVELSKNLEDSNRFRIKAKTLPTGVTFGDWFYRVVDDYNHKNPNSIIHLSDIEKEPYYWIFYTKKSFFSFRKYIDFDQDISTNSISENEVVICKRVIQHEEEGVLKKL